A region from the Paenarthrobacter aurescens genome encodes:
- a CDS encoding acyl-CoA synthetase translates to MTTTATQDRYTELLNSHRWEVPELYNMAVDVADRHPRDKRALILESAVEGQRDVSWGEIQDRSRQIAATLQKAGIKKGDRVAVLLPQRSDTPAAYLGVLRTGAILVTMSLLWAAEPIRFRLEDSGASAIIAEESAKHLFGDYEGTFIDIDGPAIKEADTEFKDVETKADDPALIFYTSGTTGRAKGIVHAHRTLLGHNEFKYCHQIGDGDVFYGAGDWAWSLAKLMGPLRLGATHLVFRPSGGFDPAALLDSMSRHRVTSALVNPTFLRKMREDVPDAGARFPLSLRTVCSSNEPLTPDLITWFEGQYGVTLLDYYGSTESYPLLGNYPDVPVKPGSMGRPLPGWEVRLLDENEQEVPTGETGEICLRARSNPQFPLGYWNMPEASATAFGGGWYHTKDQAYADDDGYVWFLGRTDDVIKTSGYRVGPYELEAVIRELDPVRDVSVTGVPDELRGQSIKAWIELMPGHPGGAELSEAIVAHVKENFSRFAYPRFIEYVSALPKSATGKVQRAQLRELPHVVASPRLEGQQS, encoded by the coding sequence ATGACAACCACAGCAACCCAAGACCGCTATACCGAACTGCTGAACAGCCACCGCTGGGAGGTGCCTGAGCTCTACAACATGGCCGTCGACGTCGCCGACCGGCACCCAAGAGACAAGCGCGCGCTCATCCTGGAGTCCGCCGTCGAAGGTCAACGCGACGTGAGCTGGGGCGAAATCCAGGACCGCTCCCGGCAAATCGCTGCCACCCTGCAAAAAGCCGGCATCAAGAAGGGCGACCGCGTCGCCGTCCTCCTCCCTCAGCGTTCCGACACTCCGGCCGCGTACCTCGGTGTGCTCCGGACCGGCGCCATCCTTGTGACGATGTCCCTGCTCTGGGCGGCTGAGCCGATCCGTTTCCGGCTGGAAGACAGCGGCGCGTCAGCGATCATCGCCGAGGAGTCCGCGAAGCACCTCTTCGGGGACTACGAAGGCACGTTCATTGACATCGACGGGCCTGCCATCAAGGAAGCGGACACCGAATTCAAGGACGTCGAAACCAAGGCCGACGACCCCGCCCTCATCTTCTACACCTCGGGCACCACCGGCCGGGCGAAGGGGATCGTCCACGCGCACCGGACGCTACTGGGCCACAACGAGTTCAAGTATTGCCACCAGATCGGCGACGGCGATGTCTTCTATGGAGCAGGGGATTGGGCATGGTCGTTGGCCAAGCTCATGGGCCCGCTCCGGCTTGGTGCAACGCACTTGGTTTTCAGGCCCAGCGGCGGCTTCGATCCCGCAGCCCTGCTGGACTCCATGAGCCGCCACCGCGTCACCAGCGCGCTGGTCAACCCGACGTTCCTGCGGAAGATGCGCGAAGATGTGCCCGACGCCGGTGCTCGCTTCCCGCTGTCCCTGCGGACGGTTTGCTCGTCCAATGAGCCGCTAACGCCGGACCTGATCACTTGGTTCGAGGGGCAGTACGGGGTGACGCTGCTGGATTACTACGGTTCCACGGAGTCCTACCCGCTGCTGGGCAACTACCCGGATGTGCCGGTGAAGCCCGGGTCCATGGGGCGTCCACTTCCTGGATGGGAAGTCCGACTGCTGGACGAAAACGAACAGGAAGTTCCCACCGGCGAGACCGGCGAGATCTGCCTCCGTGCGCGATCCAACCCTCAATTTCCCTTGGGATACTGGAACATGCCGGAGGCGTCCGCAACCGCATTCGGGGGCGGCTGGTACCACACCAAGGACCAGGCCTACGCGGACGACGACGGCTATGTCTGGTTCCTGGGGAGGACCGACGACGTCATCAAAACGTCCGGATACCGGGTTGGACCCTACGAGCTGGAGGCAGTCATCCGCGAACTCGATCCCGTGCGGGACGTGTCCGTCACCGGTGTGCCGGACGAGCTTCGCGGCCAGTCCATCAAAGCCTGGATAGAACTGATGCCCGGTCACCCTGGGGGAGCGGAACTGAGCGAAGCCATCGTGGCCCACGTGAAGGAGAACTTCTCCCGCTTCGCGTATCCCCGATTTATTGAATACGTCTCCGCGCTGCCGAAATCGGCCACCGGAAAAGTCCAGCGGGCCCAGCTCCGCGAACTCCCACACGTTGTAGCCTCTCCCCGCCTCGAAGGACAACAATCATGA
- a CDS encoding type 1 glutamine amidotransferase domain-containing protein — translation MTKRILHVVTNVSHYEDPSHQTGLWLSELVHAWEVFQERGFEQDIVSPQGGRAPLEPRSLKFPSYDKAAKSWHNNPVRMALLENTASPGSINSADYDAIYFTGGHAVMYDFPDSEGLQRITREIWERGGIVSSVCHGYCGLLNTRLSDGSLLVKDRKVTGFAWQEEVLARVDKLVPYNAEEEMKGRGALYEKALLPFVSYAIADGNLVTGQNPGSAKATAQKVAALL, via the coding sequence ATGACAAAACGCATCCTTCACGTCGTCACCAATGTCAGCCACTACGAGGACCCTTCACACCAGACCGGACTATGGTTGTCCGAGCTGGTTCACGCCTGGGAAGTGTTCCAGGAGCGTGGCTTCGAACAGGACATTGTCAGCCCGCAAGGCGGACGGGCCCCGTTGGAACCGCGCTCACTAAAATTCCCCAGCTACGACAAAGCGGCCAAATCGTGGCACAACAACCCAGTGCGAATGGCCCTGCTCGAAAACACCGCTTCTCCGGGAAGCATCAACTCGGCCGACTACGACGCCATCTACTTCACCGGCGGCCATGCGGTGATGTACGACTTCCCTGACAGCGAAGGATTGCAGAGGATCACCCGCGAAATCTGGGAACGAGGCGGCATTGTGTCCTCGGTCTGCCATGGGTACTGCGGCCTTCTGAACACCAGGCTTTCGGACGGCAGCCTCCTGGTTAAGGACCGCAAGGTGACCGGCTTCGCGTGGCAGGAAGAAGTATTGGCGCGCGTCGACAAGCTGGTGCCTTACAACGCGGAGGAAGAGATGAAAGGCCGCGGAGCACTCTATGAGAAAGCCCTGCTCCCGTTCGTCTCCTACGCCATTGCGGACGGAAACCTGGTCACCGGCCAGAATCCGGGATCAGCCAAGGCAACTGCCCAGAAGGTCGCGGCACTTCTCTAG
- a CDS encoding enoyl-CoA hydratase/isomerase family protein — MSQDVLFEQTGPTAIITLNRPDKLNAWTEAMRSELIHYLEGLKGNDEVRTVILTGSGRAFCAGQDLAETASMNPEDHESAEAWIDGFDRLYRAVRDLDQITIAAVNGVAAGSGFQYSLLADLRVGDSKVRMGQPEVLSGIPSITGIWAMWSILGKSKTSQFVLTGELVDAAEAQRLGLLNYLTDDGGVLAYAKELASRLSLLPPGAVRLTKNRLRSLEDDELTDAMAEAKRVHREAYGTGEPQREMARFLAGRR; from the coding sequence ATGTCCCAGGACGTCCTCTTCGAACAAACCGGCCCCACCGCCATCATCACCCTCAACCGCCCGGACAAGCTCAACGCCTGGACCGAGGCGATGCGCAGCGAACTCATCCACTATCTGGAAGGCCTCAAGGGCAACGACGAAGTCCGCACGGTCATCCTCACCGGCAGCGGCCGCGCGTTCTGCGCCGGACAGGACCTGGCCGAGACCGCGTCCATGAACCCCGAGGATCACGAGTCAGCGGAAGCCTGGATCGACGGATTCGACCGCCTCTACCGGGCAGTCCGCGACCTGGACCAAATCACCATCGCCGCGGTCAACGGCGTTGCCGCCGGCTCCGGTTTCCAGTACTCACTGCTCGCGGACCTCCGCGTCGGCGACTCCAAAGTCCGCATGGGCCAACCCGAAGTCCTCTCCGGCATCCCCAGCATCACGGGCATATGGGCCATGTGGAGCATCCTCGGCAAGTCCAAGACCTCCCAGTTCGTCCTCACCGGCGAGCTCGTGGACGCTGCCGAAGCTCAGCGGCTCGGCCTCCTTAATTACTTGACGGACGACGGCGGCGTGCTGGCTTACGCGAAGGAACTCGCCTCGCGCTTGAGCCTCCTTCCTCCGGGTGCGGTCCGCTTGACCAAGAACCGGCTACGAAGCCTGGAAGACGACGAACTCACTGATGCCATGGCAGAAGCCAAGCGCGTCCACCGAGAGGCCTACGGTACCGGCGAACCGCAGCGCGAGATGGCCCGCTTCCTCGCCGGCCGCCGCTAA
- a CDS encoding LysR substrate-binding domain-containing protein has product MDLHHLKYFVVLSEELHFGRAAQRLHMAQPPLSQRIKDLEKELGVLLFHRRRTGVELSEAGALLLEHARGVLDHVAMAQESMRRIRPGASGILHVAVPPDTNPVALSTMVSSFSSLAPDVLLNLHELTTVEQVERLRDGELDVAVVRHPLSSVGFESGPLYSRALGVVLNASHPLASLEAVRLGDLAGSPLIIFPRHMAPTLYDSFLHTCRDAGYLPAAIVHARNQHFTHGLIMAGRGVHFNEEPWTPLPSGIVWRPLVGDPLAWRTSALWLKSRRSAETDAFVAAVGAGLEAGGHGNGPRLQSTP; this is encoded by the coding sequence ATGGACCTTCACCATCTCAAGTACTTCGTGGTGCTCTCCGAGGAGCTGCATTTCGGGCGTGCGGCGCAGCGTTTGCACATGGCCCAGCCGCCTCTTTCACAGCGCATCAAGGACTTGGAAAAAGAGCTCGGCGTCCTGCTGTTTCATCGTCGGCGCACCGGCGTGGAGCTGTCCGAAGCCGGAGCGTTGCTGCTGGAGCACGCGCGTGGGGTGCTGGATCACGTGGCCATGGCGCAGGAGTCGATGCGGCGGATCCGGCCCGGCGCTTCGGGCATCCTGCACGTGGCGGTACCGCCGGACACGAACCCGGTTGCCCTGTCCACGATGGTTTCATCGTTCAGCTCGCTTGCCCCTGATGTTCTACTCAACCTGCACGAGCTCACCACCGTTGAGCAGGTTGAGCGACTACGCGACGGCGAACTGGACGTTGCGGTGGTCCGTCACCCTTTGAGCAGTGTCGGTTTCGAGTCGGGGCCGTTGTACTCCCGGGCTCTGGGGGTGGTGCTGAATGCATCTCATCCGCTGGCTTCATTGGAGGCCGTGCGGCTGGGTGACCTGGCCGGGAGTCCGTTGATTATCTTCCCGCGTCACATGGCACCGACCCTGTACGACTCGTTCCTGCACACGTGCCGCGACGCCGGGTACTTGCCCGCGGCGATTGTGCACGCAAGGAATCAGCACTTCACGCACGGGCTGATCATGGCCGGCCGCGGGGTTCACTTCAATGAGGAGCCGTGGACACCGTTGCCTTCGGGGATTGTGTGGCGGCCGTTAGTTGGTGATCCGTTGGCTTGGCGGACGTCGGCCTTGTGGTTGAAGAGTAGGCGATCAGCTGAAACAGACGCGTTTGTGGCCGCCGTGGGGGCGGGGTTGGAGGCAGGTGGGCACGGTAACGGACCGCGTTTGCAGTCCACCCCTTGA
- a CDS encoding ThuA domain-containing protein: protein MSDSKLKIVVWNEAVHEARNEPATIGEMYPEGIHGAIAAGLRGFYPDSDITTATLADPEHGLSEEVLAQTDVLLWWGHIAHEEVSDEVVERVQRHVLGGMGLVVLHSGHFAKIFTRLLGTTCSLKWRNEGERELVWTVKPSHPIAAGIESPIVIPQQEMYGELFDIPEPDDLIFISSFTGGEVFRSGVTFSRGKGRIFYFSPGDQEYPVYHQPQIQKVIANGVGWVAQPGVFRDAPEVSNPARGWFEG from the coding sequence ATGTCTGATTCCAAATTGAAGATTGTTGTCTGGAACGAAGCCGTTCACGAGGCCCGCAACGAGCCCGCGACCATCGGCGAGATGTACCCGGAGGGGATCCACGGCGCAATCGCCGCAGGTCTCCGCGGCTTTTACCCGGACTCCGACATCACCACAGCCACCTTGGCCGACCCGGAGCATGGACTTTCCGAGGAGGTCCTGGCGCAAACCGACGTACTGCTCTGGTGGGGGCACATTGCTCACGAGGAGGTCTCCGACGAAGTAGTGGAGCGCGTGCAGCGCCACGTCCTCGGCGGCATGGGCTTGGTGGTGCTGCACTCCGGGCACTTCGCCAAGATTTTCACTCGATTGTTGGGCACCACGTGCTCGCTGAAGTGGCGCAATGAAGGCGAACGCGAACTCGTGTGGACGGTGAAGCCTTCACACCCGATCGCGGCTGGAATTGAGAGCCCAATCGTCATTCCGCAGCAGGAAATGTACGGCGAACTGTTCGACATCCCGGAACCCGACGACCTGATCTTCATCAGCTCATTCACCGGGGGAGAGGTGTTCCGCTCCGGCGTGACGTTCTCCCGCGGCAAGGGCCGGATCTTCTACTTCAGCCCCGGCGACCAGGAATACCCGGTGTACCACCAGCCGCAGATCCAGAAAGTCATCGCCAACGGTGTGGGTTGGGTTGCTCAGCCCGGCGTTTTCCGTGATGCTCCGGAGGTGTCCAACCCGGCGCGGGGGTGGTTCGAGGGTTAG
- a CDS encoding DUF5956 family protein, with protein sequence MTRDSWECAELSEAPQDWILATENGWGALVIWAAGPSNVARVHRASPDRFGLIVHRLPGGAEQRQPFRLTEADQASVDDDIDIYLAEAGIPPRPRGFDWFIRRPPNDDLDDETFWGLVWTATTARLPGDGLRPSTMAGPANEAMASLYRD encoded by the coding sequence ATGACACGTGATTCGTGGGAGTGCGCTGAGTTGTCGGAAGCTCCTCAGGACTGGATACTTGCGACCGAGAACGGCTGGGGCGCTTTGGTGATCTGGGCTGCTGGCCCCAGCAACGTTGCGAGGGTACACCGAGCATCGCCTGACCGTTTTGGTTTGATTGTCCATCGCCTACCAGGGGGTGCAGAACAAAGACAGCCGTTCAGGCTGACTGAAGCCGACCAGGCATCTGTCGACGATGACATTGATATCTATCTGGCCGAGGCGGGTATCCCGCCGAGACCCCGCGGATTCGATTGGTTCATTCGACGCCCGCCCAATGACGACCTGGACGACGAGACATTCTGGGGTCTCGTTTGGACGGCCACTACCGCCAGACTTCCTGGCGATGGATTGCGTCCGTCGACGATGGCAGGTCCCGCAAACGAGGCCATGGCTAGCCTTTACCGCGATTGA
- a CDS encoding TetR/AcrR family transcriptional regulator: protein MSTSSKPYHHGDLRATLLAAAIESLEAGEPFSLRAVARRAGVSPTAPYRHFADREALDSAVAIEGFRDLRADLQAALAGLKGSAELAGSDESAAPEDVITALGVAYVGFALRRPAVFRLMFGNECDEEDSERVHASEQLHHMLNQAIGSLFPDANNSNLSIALWSVAHGLAFLHLDGKLRPQTSDDVAARVKSAVGALFALNNNKSGG from the coding sequence GTGTCAACATCCAGCAAGCCGTATCACCATGGGGACCTTCGGGCCACCCTGCTCGCTGCGGCGATTGAGAGCCTGGAAGCGGGCGAGCCATTCTCGTTGCGGGCTGTTGCCCGACGCGCGGGCGTGTCACCCACCGCGCCATACCGGCACTTCGCGGACCGGGAAGCGCTGGACAGTGCGGTGGCGATCGAGGGATTCCGCGACCTGAGAGCGGACCTCCAGGCGGCGTTGGCGGGCTTGAAAGGCTCGGCGGAGCTTGCTGGGTCCGATGAATCCGCGGCGCCCGAAGACGTGATTACGGCACTCGGAGTGGCCTACGTTGGGTTCGCTCTGAGACGACCCGCCGTGTTCCGGTTGATGTTCGGCAACGAATGCGACGAGGAGGACAGCGAACGCGTGCACGCCTCGGAGCAGCTTCACCATATGTTGAACCAAGCGATAGGGAGCCTTTTCCCGGACGCGAACAACTCCAACTTATCCATCGCGCTGTGGAGCGTGGCGCACGGGCTGGCGTTCCTCCACCTCGACGGCAAGTTACGGCCTCAAACCAGCGACGACGTTGCAGCCCGCGTGAAGTCCGCGGTTGGGGCGCTCTTCGCACTGAACAACAACAAATCGGGCGGCTAG
- a CDS encoding MFS transporter, with amino-acid sequence MNTMTQKVADTESSPRRSLKRVAAAAAVGNFVEWFDSAAYAVMSVTIAKLFFPDYSTTASLLAVWAIFAGGFIARPLGAAFFGRYGDRIGRNKMLGLCVLIMSAATFCIGILPTFAVIGIWAPILLFVFRAVQGFTTGGEYTGSSAFIVEYAPEGKRATYASIIPATVGLASVAGALLGAAITATLSPADLQAWGWRIPFLLAAPLGLIGLYIRSKVDDTPVFRGLENKGEVAKRPLGDAIRMCSRQIFTLFGYSITNAIAYYLMSSYMIAYMTSSLGYTSAESMITSVITMLVYTAVCPLAARASDRYGRKRMLLVACVGFVVMTIPAFSIMPLGLGFAILGTSVLGALVAVIGTSNVPALVEMFPSSVRASGSAIGYTLAYVLFGGTAPFVATGLVAGFGSPLAPAFYLMGMALVSAVVVVLFFRETKDLSLSRTTVL; translated from the coding sequence ATGAATACGATGACCCAGAAAGTTGCTGACACCGAGTCTTCTCCGCGCCGGAGCCTGAAGCGCGTCGCCGCGGCAGCCGCCGTCGGAAATTTCGTTGAATGGTTCGACTCCGCGGCCTATGCGGTCATGTCCGTCACCATCGCGAAGCTCTTCTTCCCGGATTACTCCACGACGGCGTCCCTTCTGGCCGTGTGGGCGATCTTCGCCGGCGGCTTCATCGCCAGGCCGCTGGGGGCGGCTTTCTTTGGACGCTACGGTGACCGGATCGGCCGTAACAAGATGCTCGGCCTGTGTGTGCTGATCATGAGCGCGGCGACATTCTGCATAGGTATCCTGCCGACGTTCGCGGTGATCGGCATTTGGGCACCCATCCTGCTGTTCGTGTTCCGTGCAGTCCAGGGCTTTACCACTGGTGGCGAGTACACGGGTTCGTCCGCATTCATCGTGGAGTACGCTCCGGAAGGTAAGCGGGCCACGTACGCCAGCATCATCCCGGCCACTGTTGGCCTGGCTTCGGTTGCAGGTGCTTTGCTGGGTGCTGCGATCACCGCGACATTGAGTCCTGCCGATTTGCAGGCCTGGGGCTGGCGAATCCCGTTCCTGCTCGCGGCGCCCCTGGGTCTGATCGGACTGTATATACGGTCAAAGGTTGACGACACCCCGGTGTTCCGTGGCCTTGAGAATAAGGGCGAAGTGGCCAAGCGGCCCTTGGGCGACGCCATCCGCATGTGCTCGCGACAGATCTTTACGCTCTTCGGTTACAGCATCACCAACGCCATCGCTTACTACCTGATGAGCAGTTACATGATCGCGTACATGACCTCGAGCCTTGGATACACGTCGGCGGAGTCAATGATCACCAGTGTGATCACCATGCTGGTGTACACGGCAGTCTGTCCTCTGGCCGCTCGCGCCAGTGACAGGTACGGCCGCAAACGAATGCTGCTGGTGGCGTGTGTTGGCTTCGTTGTGATGACTATCCCGGCGTTCTCGATCATGCCGTTGGGTCTCGGTTTCGCGATCCTGGGGACGAGCGTCTTGGGTGCATTGGTGGCCGTGATCGGTACATCCAACGTGCCGGCTCTGGTGGAGATGTTCCCGTCGTCGGTTCGGGCCTCCGGCTCAGCCATTGGTTACACGTTGGCCTACGTGCTGTTTGGTGGAACCGCTCCCTTTGTTGCCACCGGTTTGGTAGCGGGCTTCGGCTCGCCGTTGGCCCCGGCCTTCTACCTGATGGGCATGGCACTGGTGTCGGCCGTTGTGGTGGTCCTGTTCTTCCGGGAGACCAAGGACCTGTCGCTGTCGCGGACCACGGTTCTGTAG
- a CDS encoding DUF1304 family protein, whose product MNLLSQVLAGATGLALISVGVLEIFFHGDQRFHRIFLIRPDDVRAVRMWAMNVGAYNITFGIGIAVGLWLVNFSGTPASGTAIVIFCCACHVFLGFWLWVTEKRLLFSAIGQALFPLLVIVFYVVLH is encoded by the coding sequence ATGAATTTGCTGAGCCAAGTACTCGCGGGGGCCACCGGCCTTGCGCTAATAAGCGTTGGCGTCCTGGAGATCTTCTTCCATGGCGATCAACGCTTTCACCGGATCTTTCTGATCCGACCCGACGACGTGCGGGCAGTGCGGATGTGGGCCATGAACGTTGGCGCCTACAACATAACCTTTGGCATTGGAATCGCAGTGGGCCTGTGGCTGGTGAACTTCTCCGGCACCCCTGCGAGCGGGACGGCTATAGTCATCTTCTGCTGCGCCTGCCACGTCTTCCTTGGTTTCTGGCTATGGGTCACGGAGAAGCGGCTTCTGTTCAGCGCTATCGGCCAAGCACTCTTTCCCCTGCTCGTGATCGTTTTCTACGTCGTCTTGCACTAG
- a CDS encoding NAD-dependent epimerase/dehydratase family protein gives MQTILGANGQIAVELARELHRSYTSDLRLVSRNPRKVSESDVVISADLLDAGQAAAAVEGSDVVYFTAGLPAKTELWEAQFPTMLRNALDATRQAGAKFVYFDNTYMYPQDDRIQTEETPFASNGRKGKVRAEMATMVLEEMARGDIQVLIARAPEFYGPGRTQSFTNTLIIEPLKAGKKPRVPVRDDRLRTLIWTPDASRALALLGNTPDAYGQTWHLPVAEERLTYREFATMASEAFGQEPGYTVVPRWVLSAAGLFSAQVRELRELLPRYEHHNRFDSTKFSSRFPEFAVTSYRDGLSII, from the coding sequence ATGCAGACCATACTCGGCGCCAATGGCCAGATCGCCGTGGAATTAGCCCGCGAGCTACACCGCTCATACACCTCCGATCTCCGGCTGGTGAGCCGCAACCCACGCAAGGTGAGCGAGTCCGACGTCGTCATAAGTGCGGACCTGCTCGACGCCGGGCAGGCGGCTGCCGCTGTTGAGGGCAGCGACGTTGTGTATTTCACCGCGGGGCTGCCGGCGAAGACTGAACTATGGGAGGCGCAGTTCCCTACGATGCTCCGGAACGCGCTGGATGCGACGCGTCAGGCCGGGGCCAAATTCGTCTACTTCGACAACACCTATATGTATCCCCAGGACGATCGCATCCAGACTGAAGAGACACCGTTCGCTTCCAACGGAAGAAAAGGCAAGGTCCGCGCCGAGATGGCCACCATGGTGCTGGAAGAGATGGCGCGGGGTGACATTCAGGTGCTCATCGCCCGGGCTCCGGAGTTCTACGGGCCGGGGAGGACGCAGAGTTTCACCAACACCCTGATCATCGAGCCACTTAAGGCGGGCAAGAAGCCCCGCGTCCCGGTACGCGATGACCGACTCCGCACACTCATTTGGACCCCGGACGCCAGCCGTGCCCTGGCCCTGTTGGGCAACACACCGGACGCGTATGGCCAGACGTGGCATCTTCCGGTGGCTGAAGAACGGCTGACTTACCGGGAATTCGCCACCATGGCCAGCGAAGCGTTCGGCCAGGAGCCCGGCTACACGGTTGTTCCCCGATGGGTCCTCAGCGCGGCCGGGCTATTCTCTGCGCAGGTACGGGAACTGCGGGAACTTCTGCCGCGCTACGAGCACCACAACCGCTTCGACTCCACGAAGTTCAGCTCGCGATTCCCGGAGTTCGCAGTCACCTCGTATCGCGATGGACTCTCCATCATCTAG